One Candidatus Melainabacteria bacterium genomic window carries:
- a CDS encoding FAD-dependent oxidoreductase, translated as MSMPISRATFLKGLAGCGIAAFVGRSYFDWIHADPKFPCRMLGPSKELGHLLRDSMDSLKIPTSPPSTHCKVTIVGGGMAGLSAGWWLQKQGLSDFVVLDLEHDVGGNSSCGKNDFGSYPWGAHYVPICNPESVYVREFFEELNIIQGHNDAGLAIYDELMLCHEPQERLWKDGSFHDGLVPKRGLQPDENEDIARFFKTVIDLRGATGSDGKLAFAIPLDLSSQDEKFLRLDGISMEEWLDDNKFNTKPLRWYVNYCCRDDYGSTLKNVSAWAGLHYFVGRRGVSANSEPNAVITWPQGNGYLVEKLKGKLKKQIETGAMVVRVEPVEGKVVTTVMDAKSREFRAVSSDYVIFAAPRFVADRVVVGQKFSHQHALNYAPWMVANITLKGLPDARGLAPAWDNVSYYSDSLGYVMANHQDITTRAKSCVITYYYPLSDQEPREARRALYSSTPEHWSELIVKDLQKMHPTIANEIVSMDLWPWGHGMIRPSVGFIWGNVRRQMKESAGGGSIIFAHSDMSGMSNFEEAQYHGVEAAKTVLSGFKNG; from the coding sequence ATGTCGATGCCCATTAGCCGGGCCACCTTTCTCAAAGGGCTGGCCGGATGCGGTATCGCGGCTTTCGTCGGCAGAAGCTATTTTGACTGGATTCATGCCGATCCTAAGTTTCCCTGTCGCATGCTCGGACCCTCGAAAGAGCTGGGGCATTTGTTACGCGACTCGATGGATTCGCTCAAGATTCCCACATCACCACCATCAACGCACTGCAAAGTGACAATTGTCGGAGGCGGCATGGCTGGGCTTTCAGCTGGGTGGTGGTTGCAAAAGCAGGGGCTGTCGGATTTTGTTGTGCTTGATCTCGAACACGATGTCGGAGGTAATTCATCCTGCGGAAAAAATGACTTTGGTTCGTATCCCTGGGGCGCTCATTATGTGCCGATTTGCAATCCTGAGTCGGTCTATGTGCGTGAATTTTTCGAAGAGCTGAATATAATTCAGGGGCACAACGACGCCGGGTTGGCAATCTATGACGAGCTGATGCTCTGTCACGAGCCTCAGGAGCGACTGTGGAAAGATGGCTCCTTCCATGACGGGCTCGTGCCCAAGCGAGGCTTGCAGCCGGATGAGAATGAAGATATTGCGCGCTTTTTCAAAACGGTGATTGACCTGCGCGGTGCCACCGGTAGTGATGGCAAATTGGCTTTCGCCATTCCGCTTGATTTGAGTTCGCAAGATGAAAAATTCCTTCGTCTCGATGGAATCTCCATGGAAGAGTGGCTTGACGACAATAAGTTCAATACGAAGCCGTTGCGGTGGTACGTCAACTATTGTTGCCGTGACGACTATGGGTCTACTTTGAAGAATGTTTCGGCCTGGGCGGGGCTGCACTATTTTGTGGGAAGGCGCGGTGTGTCGGCTAATTCTGAGCCTAATGCGGTGATAACCTGGCCGCAGGGCAATGGTTATCTGGTTGAGAAGCTCAAGGGAAAGCTTAAGAAACAAATCGAGACTGGAGCAATGGTTGTTCGGGTTGAGCCTGTGGAAGGCAAAGTCGTAACCACTGTTATGGATGCGAAGAGTCGCGAGTTTCGTGCTGTTTCATCGGATTATGTTATTTTTGCCGCGCCACGATTCGTCGCGGACAGAGTTGTCGTCGGTCAAAAATTTTCCCATCAGCACGCCTTGAATTATGCACCGTGGATGGTAGCAAACATTACTCTCAAGGGTTTGCCTGATGCTCGCGGACTCGCTCCTGCTTGGGATAACGTCAGCTATTACAGTGACTCTCTTGGTTACGTTATGGCTAATCATCAGGATATTACGACTAGAGCTAAATCGTGCGTTATTACTTATTACTATCCACTTTCGGACCAGGAGCCACGGGAGGCGCGACGGGCGCTGTACAGCTCGACGCCCGAACACTGGTCGGAACTGATCGTTAAAGATTTGCAGAAAATGCATCCGACCATCGCCAACGAAATTGTTTCGATGGACCTGTGGCCGTGGGGGCATGGGATGATTCGCCCATCAGTCGGATTTATCTGGGGCAATGTGCGCAGGCAGATGAAAGAGAGCGCCGGGGGCGGGAGTATTATTTTTGCCCATTCAGATATGAGCGGTATGTCCAATTTTGAAGAAGCTCAATATCATGGAGTAGAGGCGGCTAAGACCGTGCTCTCCGGGTTCAAGAACGGTTAA
- a CDS encoding two pore domain potassium channel family protein, with product MMRSADFCRILNHLSLSDSQSSYMLESILGITLVTLVLFDVFQTIVVPRVSPRTFRIAPILLGDVLWPPFRRLMRWKPMAPYSRELLDSFAPVVFVALMLVWLLLLTLGFALTIYSLRLNVTPMINSFWEAYYFAGTSVLTLGFGDVVALGVKARFVVLSAATCGLLFMALAVSYLFSLQSLVQQREQLVNTVISRAGAPASGLVIMLRYKELNILPVLYTNFLQWEGWIAGILESHRAYPMLLYFRSSNNTDSWLSVVGAMLDASSLIVTTIKDVSHGEAELFYWLACSTVKAICSYFRLSVVNDETLTFEQFKAGIELLKDAGYTVADPEFAWKLFKVRRTGYLPYIRALSEHFLLPRQTWLHELAISQISVKDSVEDSVFQPQV from the coding sequence ATGATGCGCAGTGCCGACTTTTGTCGTATATTAAACCACTTGAGTTTAAGCGACAGCCAATCTTCTTACATGCTGGAATCAATTCTAGGAATTACACTAGTCACCCTCGTGCTCTTCGATGTCTTTCAGACCATCGTTGTACCGAGAGTAAGCCCGCGCACTTTTCGAATCGCACCAATCCTGCTCGGCGATGTACTCTGGCCGCCATTTAGACGATTGATGCGATGGAAACCAATGGCACCCTACAGCAGAGAATTGCTGGACTCATTCGCGCCGGTCGTTTTCGTCGCACTCATGCTGGTGTGGCTACTTCTGCTCACATTGGGATTCGCTCTGACTATCTACAGCCTGCGCTTAAACGTTACTCCAATGATCAATTCATTTTGGGAAGCATATTACTTCGCCGGCACTTCAGTGCTCACACTTGGCTTTGGTGATGTTGTCGCGCTGGGAGTTAAAGCCCGCTTTGTCGTACTCTCTGCAGCCACTTGCGGACTCCTGTTCATGGCGCTGGCCGTGTCCTATCTATTCTCTCTGCAATCACTCGTGCAACAGCGAGAACAGCTGGTCAACACAGTTATAAGCAGAGCGGGCGCACCAGCATCAGGGCTTGTGATTATGCTTCGCTACAAAGAGCTGAACATTCTCCCTGTACTCTATACCAATTTTTTGCAATGGGAAGGCTGGATAGCGGGCATTCTGGAGAGTCATCGGGCTTACCCGATGCTGCTTTATTTTCGCTCGTCCAACAATACCGACTCGTGGCTTAGCGTGGTTGGCGCAATGCTCGACGCATCCTCCTTGATCGTAACTACGATCAAAGATGTTTCGCATGGAGAAGCCGAGCTGTTTTACTGGCTTGCATGCAGCACGGTGAAAGCAATCTGCAGTTACTTTCGACTTTCTGTTGTGAATGACGAAACGCTGACGTTTGAGCAATTCAAGGCCGGAATCGAGCTTTTGAAAGATGCAGGATACACGGTGGCGGATCCGGAATTTGCGTGGAAGCTTTTCAAAGTGCGTCGCACGGGTTATTTACCTTACATACGCGCGCTGTCCGAACACTTCCTGCTACCTAGACAAACCTGGCTGCACGAGCTTGCCATCAGCCAGATATCGGTGAAAGATAGCGTCGAGGACTCCGTGTTTCAGCCGCAGGTGTAG
- a CDS encoding septal ring lytic transglycosylase RlpA family protein — MPAVAVTPTAPTAPTQSTGKIEALSAFAKAIGSKFSGHASWYGGKFHGRRTSDGSTFDQDALTAAHRSLPFGTKLLVMNRKTGDTCVVSVNDRGPFVNDRVIDLSKGAAKRLNMLSSGVAVVDCLVLRPDGTPQL; from the coding sequence ATGCCTGCGGTTGCTGTCACCCCGACTGCGCCAACCGCTCCAACCCAATCGACCGGCAAAATTGAAGCTTTATCGGCTTTCGCCAAAGCAATCGGCAGCAAATTCAGTGGACACGCCTCATGGTATGGCGGCAAGTTCCACGGTCGCAGAACTTCCGACGGCAGCACTTTTGATCAGGATGCCCTGACTGCTGCTCATAGAAGCTTGCCATTCGGCACTAAGCTACTCGTTATGAACCGCAAGACTGGTGACACATGCGTTGTTTCGGTCAACGACCGGGGACCATTCGTGAACGACAGAGTGATCGACTTGTCCAAAGGCGCCGCCAAGCGATTGAACATGCTCAGCTCGGGCGTTGCAGTTGTTGACTGCCTGGTTCTACGTCCAGACGGAACACCGCAACTCTAG
- a CDS encoding YebC/PmpR family DNA-binding transcriptional regulator, with the protein MSGHSKWATIKREKAVTDVKKGAIYARMGREIIVSAKMGGGDPAANFRLRQAIERAKAAGVPNDNIQRAVEKGTGAGSADNFEELTYEGYGPGGVAVMVRCTTDNRNRTAGDIRSYFTKFGGNLGSTGSVSWNFVERGEVQVAKTANLDEDTLLAAAVDAGAEDLETDADDYIVVVCEPFKLEAVRTALEKAGYQIESSQVSMAPNSTVEVTSKDVAKQLLRLLDTLENHDDVQNVYANFDMNEKWLTEAIS; encoded by the coding sequence GTGTCCGGTCATTCCAAGTGGGCAACTATCAAGCGCGAAAAAGCCGTCACTGACGTCAAGAAAGGCGCCATCTATGCGCGAATGGGACGAGAAATAATCGTGTCGGCAAAAATGGGCGGCGGAGACCCGGCTGCAAATTTCCGCCTCAGACAGGCGATCGAACGAGCCAAAGCCGCGGGCGTTCCCAATGACAACATTCAACGTGCTGTAGAGAAAGGTACCGGCGCAGGCAGCGCTGACAACTTCGAAGAACTTACATATGAAGGATACGGTCCAGGCGGCGTAGCCGTGATGGTGCGCTGCACGACCGATAATCGCAACCGCACCGCAGGTGATATCCGCAGTTATTTCACCAAATTTGGCGGCAATCTCGGCTCAACGGGAAGCGTGAGCTGGAATTTCGTCGAACGTGGCGAAGTGCAAGTGGCTAAAACAGCCAATCTTGACGAAGACACACTACTCGCCGCTGCAGTCGATGCAGGTGCTGAAGATCTCGAAACCGATGCCGATGACTACATTGTGGTCGTCTGTGAACCGTTCAAACTCGAGGCTGTGCGCACTGCTTTAGAAAAAGCCGGATACCAGATCGAGTCATCACAAGTTTCAATGGCACCCAACTCGACTGTCGAGGTGACCAGCAAAGACGTTGCAAAACAGCTTCTCAGGCTGCTCGACACACTCGAGAATCACGACGACGTACAAAACGTCTATGCCAATTTCGATATGAATGAAAAATGGCTGACGGAAGCAATCAGCTAA
- a CDS encoding glutamate--tRNA ligase, whose translation MSTHVRVRIAPSPTGTLHLGTARTALYNYLFARRHSGAFVLRLEDTDEVRSKEEHTEDIIAGLKWLGIHWDEGPDIGGPFPPYRQTQKIDHYENIANSLIAKGAAYLAYETPEELEALRETQKSNNQAHRYDNSGRHLSDHDLKRYEDEGRIPMIRFKIEEPRVVSWHDAIKGEISVDTADLGGDMVIVKSNGTATYNFAVVVDDIDMKMTHVIRGEDHIHNTAKQILLYEALGHEHPVFAHAALIQDTEHRKLSKRLHGESVHIDNYRQLGYMPEALVNYLAQMSWTPQIENGEAKEIFTLEEASKLFDLDRVSKSAAVFDIHRLNWFNGHYIRSLPIETVTERAVPFLQKHFNTGEYSQQELERLVDSVRSGLSVLNEIYDAARFYFGETCAIPDALRTENLCTENAKKILSKVLAELKDVPFSDGPACKKFVDKVGKELSIKGKELYWPLRVALSGSTHGPDLGAMIAILGEKRVKARLESALNLCSQV comes from the coding sequence GTGTCTACCCATGTTCGAGTCAGAATTGCTCCAAGCCCAACTGGCACGCTCCACCTGGGCACGGCGCGGACTGCACTTTACAATTATCTTTTTGCACGTCGTCACAGCGGCGCTTTTGTGTTGCGATTAGAAGACACTGACGAAGTGCGTTCAAAAGAGGAACACACCGAAGACATCATCGCCGGCTTGAAGTGGTTGGGCATCCATTGGGACGAAGGTCCGGATATCGGTGGTCCTTTCCCTCCATATCGCCAAACTCAAAAAATCGATCACTACGAAAATATTGCTAACTCGCTGATTGCTAAAGGCGCAGCCTATCTCGCCTATGAAACTCCAGAGGAGTTGGAAGCTCTGCGCGAAACTCAGAAGAGCAACAATCAAGCTCATCGCTACGACAACAGCGGTCGCCATCTCAGCGATCATGATTTGAAGCGCTACGAAGACGAGGGGCGCATCCCGATGATTCGCTTCAAAATCGAAGAACCGCGGGTAGTATCATGGCACGACGCTATCAAAGGCGAGATCTCGGTTGACACGGCAGATCTCGGCGGCGACATGGTGATCGTCAAGTCTAACGGTACGGCGACGTACAACTTCGCTGTCGTTGTCGACGACATCGACATGAAAATGACGCACGTCATCCGGGGCGAAGATCACATCCACAACACAGCCAAGCAAATCCTGCTATACGAAGCGCTTGGGCATGAGCACCCAGTATTCGCTCATGCTGCTCTGATTCAAGATACCGAGCACCGCAAGCTCTCAAAGCGCTTGCACGGTGAATCAGTGCACATAGACAACTATCGCCAACTCGGTTACATGCCGGAGGCGCTCGTCAACTATCTAGCCCAAATGAGCTGGACACCCCAGATCGAAAACGGCGAAGCCAAAGAGATCTTCACACTGGAAGAAGCGAGCAAATTGTTCGATCTCGATCGGGTCAGCAAGAGCGCAGCGGTCTTCGACATTCACCGCCTGAACTGGTTTAACGGCCACTACATTCGCAGTTTGCCAATCGAAACAGTTACAGAACGAGCTGTTCCGTTTCTGCAAAAGCATTTCAATACAGGCGAATACAGTCAGCAAGAACTGGAGAGGTTGGTTGACTCGGTCAGATCAGGACTATCTGTTCTCAACGAAATCTACGATGCCGCACGTTTTTACTTCGGCGAAACTTGCGCCATTCCAGATGCGCTCAGAACAGAGAATCTATGCACCGAAAACGCCAAAAAGATTCTCTCCAAAGTTCTGGCTGAGCTGAAAGATGTTCCGTTTAGCGACGGTCCGGCCTGCAAAAAATTTGTCGACAAGGTAGGCAAAGAGCTTTCCATCAAAGGCAAAGAGCTTTACTGGCCGTTGCGTGTCGCTTTATCTGGCTCGACGCACGGGCCAGACCTGGGTGCCATGATTGCAATACTTGGCGAAAAGCGTGTAAAAGCTCGGCTGGAGTCGGCTTTGAATCTGTGTAGTCAGGTTTGA
- a CDS encoding cysteine--tRNA ligase, producing MALQVFNTLSNKKEEFVPLDGKNVRMYACGPTVYDSSHLGHARMAIVWDVIQRYLRFLGYKVTFVRNITDVDDKIINRAKEVGVSPDQLSRQYTFEFWRDMYALNVMPPDFEPKATEFIQPMIQFVKELIDSGHAYEANGDVYFDVASFKNYGKLSKQNLEQLQSGAREQVRNQDELATIKKNPVDFALWKSANQSELGWPSPWGYGRPGWHLECSTMIRNVLGETIDIHGGGEDLVFPHHENEIAQSESLFDKSLAKYWMHNSFVQVSAEKMSKSLGNYKTIKDLLQNYSADTLRLLVLQTHYRNPIDFTADSLAAAKSAVLRLVRAAALHSDVDQNGDVPSKVQAAIADAEKQFSEAMDNDFNTAVAITVLFSLADKVFQTKDATEQKAYAGALVKLAKVLGFTLADTRNEIEPETAKGVMELVLQLRKNARENKDYATSDLIRKELAELGINVMDAPGGATWERT from the coding sequence ATGGCGCTTCAAGTCTTCAACACGCTTTCAAATAAAAAAGAAGAGTTTGTTCCTCTCGATGGAAAGAACGTGCGCATGTACGCGTGCGGACCGACGGTGTACGATTCGAGCCACCTGGGACACGCTCGTATGGCGATTGTCTGGGATGTAATTCAGCGATATTTGCGTTTCCTCGGATACAAAGTCACTTTTGTGCGCAACATCACAGATGTAGACGATAAGATCATCAATCGCGCCAAAGAGGTTGGAGTCAGTCCAGACCAGCTATCACGCCAGTACACATTCGAGTTCTGGCGTGACATGTATGCACTGAATGTAATGCCGCCTGATTTCGAACCCAAGGCGACGGAATTCATTCAGCCGATGATTCAATTCGTCAAAGAACTGATCGATTCAGGTCATGCATACGAGGCAAACGGTGATGTCTATTTCGACGTGGCTTCGTTCAAGAACTATGGAAAACTAAGCAAGCAAAATTTGGAGCAGCTTCAAAGTGGTGCGCGCGAACAGGTGCGCAATCAGGATGAACTTGCCACGATCAAGAAGAATCCAGTCGACTTTGCGTTGTGGAAAAGTGCTAATCAATCCGAACTGGGCTGGCCGAGCCCCTGGGGATATGGTCGTCCGGGCTGGCACCTCGAGTGCTCTACGATGATACGCAACGTGCTTGGCGAAACCATCGACATTCATGGCGGCGGCGAAGACCTGGTCTTTCCTCATCACGAAAACGAAATTGCGCAATCAGAATCTTTGTTCGACAAAAGTCTTGCAAAATACTGGATGCACAACAGTTTCGTGCAGGTCAGCGCGGAAAAAATGTCGAAATCGCTCGGCAATTACAAAACAATCAAAGACCTTTTGCAGAACTATTCCGCCGACACTCTGCGCTTGCTGGTCTTGCAGACGCATTATCGCAATCCAATCGATTTCACGGCTGATAGTTTAGCTGCGGCTAAATCAGCTGTGCTGCGACTGGTTCGTGCAGCAGCTTTGCACAGCGACGTCGATCAAAACGGCGACGTGCCAAGCAAGGTTCAGGCAGCAATCGCTGATGCTGAAAAGCAATTTTCAGAAGCAATGGATAACGACTTCAACACGGCCGTAGCCATAACCGTTCTTTTTAGTCTGGCTGACAAAGTTTTCCAGACCAAGGATGCAACCGAGCAGAAAGCTTACGCTGGGGCGCTTGTTAAACTGGCAAAAGTTCTGGGCTTCACGCTGGCTGACACCCGCAACGAAATTGAGCCGGAAACCGCTAAAGGCGTTATGGAGCTTGTTCTTCAGCTTCGCAAGAACGCCCGAGAGAATAAAGACTATGCGACCTCGGACCTGATCCGCAAAGAACTCGCCGAGCTCGGTATTAATGTTATGGATGCTCCCGGTGGCGCGACCTGGGAAAGAACCTAG